The sequence below is a genomic window from Lycium ferocissimum isolate CSIRO_LF1 chromosome 9, AGI_CSIRO_Lferr_CH_V1, whole genome shotgun sequence.
GACAATGTTTGGTCAATATAGGTATGCAACCTAATAAGACTAAATAATTCATTCACTAttcactttttcttttatagtggttggtgttgttgtattcACGAATACGGCGattgtattcacttttttttgttaattttttagattttattcatatttctgtatttgttaatttttggtgtatctttgtttttatgtattcagttttactcgttgtattcatgaatacagcgagcccatttatgaatacagatagttatttcatgaatatggtggaaattttttttgttgtattcatgaatacagcaaaacaaaaatgaatacaaccaaaaaaaaaatagctatgCCATGTAAATATTAAAAATGTAGCTATTCCCTATTTTAAACCCCTAAACCTTAGTCATTCATGTAAAATGCCCTTAATAAAAGTCTAACAGCTAACTGATCCATGGCCCTTGCTTTCTCTATATCTCGAGTGTTTCAATAATTAAAGTAGtattagagcctgtttggatgggcttaaaaaagcaATTAAGTTCTAaatgaaatttttataaatcgcttttttagataagctaagccaaatgggcccaattaattttttgggcttattttaagcacaaaatggttttgagttggccagccaaacactcaaaaaagctgaaaacagcttataagcaacttataagccaatccaaacgggctcctaATCATCTCTGTTCGCTTTTTCTCTACTCGAGTCACCAAGTTTCATCTACTTTTtgtattttggattaattgaTGTAGCCTGAACACTAGTCTATTTTATTTAGGCTTAGGTCATTGGGCGCCCCTTAAAGTTGTCCACAGATTTCACTTAAACACTTTAACTTGGGCTTATTCCGATTGAACACCTAAAAAATGTACCAATTGGGCACTTTCGTACAATCAGCTAAAAGTATAAAATGTGTGTACTACACTTGTGGTGACGTGGCAAAAATGAcgaataaaataatttcatgtgGCATATGGGTCCAAAAAAGTTAGTaaagagaagggaaaaaaaaaaaagtgagaaacCTTCAGTGTCCTATTCTCCTATTTTCCAGAAATGTAACTGTATGATAAGAATGAAATGTATGTAGAATTGGATTATTTGGGGGAACTATAGTTAGGATTTGTGAATGAAGCAATGTTTAATAATGCTGTAACTTTGACAATTCTGAACTACAGTATTTACTATCTTCCGGTCGTCCTATTTTGTTTGACTAGGAGGGAGCCAAACTACCAGTCAAACAAAGGACATTCTACCCTGATTttcaaacttaatttcctttatagattttttttttttttcatttaagtTATGGAGGTAGATTCGTGAATGAGACGagagaaaaggagaaaacaTTGGTAGGTAGCAGGAAGGGTAGGGAGAAGAATGGGCTCAATTGGAAAATTGAACATTCTAGTGTGAAATCTATTACTTCAACTACCTTCGTACTTTAACATATTTAATGTGAACATgattgatatttattttttaccaaaGAACATAATTGCTATTAGTTTGGTTCCATCTGGTGGGGGGGCggcggcgggggggggggggcagcaAGTGGGGCGGCAAGGTGAGGAATGAGAAGGATGGAGGGTGGGGCAGAGAGAAGAGATGAGGCCAAAAAACTTTGGTGTCTTGATATGGGCCAACATAAACTAATCAATTATCATACCTTGTTTTTATAAATATCTCTATGCATGATAAGAGAAATCACACATCCCTGGCCATCTCCACAATGCTAAACAAGCAACTACTTCATTTGCTTCTCGTCTGCATAGCGGTGGCCGTGACCACCACCACGACGGCTGCATCTACAGCTGCTGAGGATGCAACGGTCACGTGCAACACAGTTTATAACGACCTTGAACCATGTCTTGGCTATGTGTTAGGTGGTGGACCTAGCGTGCCATCAGAATGCTGCAGTGGGATTAAATCTCTCCTTAGAGCTGCGCGTACCACAGCTGACCGCCAGAGCGCTTGCAAATGCGTGAAGAGTGTTGCTTCAAGCGCTACAGGACAGCAAATCAGCCGTGCTGCTAAAATCCCTGGAATTTGTAAGGCCAATGTTCCTTTCAAGATTAATGCAAATGTTGATTGCTCTAAGATCAAATAAGAGACCTTTTTTTGTGATTGGATAATGTGAATTTATATTTCAGAGTTTCGTATGTTATCTTGCACCCAAGTTGCTCAGTGGGCAGTGAACAATGAGATTGAATATGTATGTGTTAGTGAGAGTGGGATCACTGATGTCCTATATATAATTTGTAGAATTAAATAAACTCGAATAATCTCACATTTTGTAAGCTTTGTTATTTTAGAAATTAGTCAAATTGGCATTTGAATAAATAATATCTTTTTTGTTGCTTCGAGATGAAAAGAGTTGTTTGTAAACATATAGTAGCAGAATGAAGTTTGAATCGTTGTTAATCtttttattcttcatttttaGTAATAGGTTTGTGTATATTGGGCTATCTGCTAGAATATGGAGTGGTAAATTAGCAAgcatatttttttggaaaacatatgAAAAAGCTACATAGGCCAGCTGGAGTAGATCCACCCAATCTTGCAACTTAGAAGAGGAGACTGGTTTAACTCCATCAGTTAAACAGAGTGCAATCAACTCTTCCTGATTTAGAACAGCAGTTACAAGCAAACATACAAACTAATAGCTTCATTCTACCGAAGAACCGAATTAGTTCGATCCggctttttcattttttggtttttattcACCCCCCTATTATTATGTATGTTTGAGTGTCCGAGTGTGTGCGTCTTTGtatacaaatacacatacatacaacaGATCTCTTTCAGTGCTTACTCTGCAGTTTAAGGGGGTGGTTTTTATTCAACCCCCTATTATTATGTATGTTTGAGTGTCCGATGCATCCTGCTATCCAGCTGCTGCCAGCAACATATCTCATTCTGGTTTGAGTATGAAGTTAATTATCCATCATTTGATTCATGTTTAGCTGTAGCTTATGGTGGAAATTTTAACAATAGTGAGAAAGAGCTTGACAATTTCTCCCctgcagaggcggatctaggatttgaaggtggtgggtgccacaattttctttaatgtacatcttgttaggaaTGTCTATTTGGGTCGGGTCcttctctttttagtttattcgggtcaacttaataggtctttttttatttgcaaatatgaaaattatatctcaaaaatcaagaaacgaacataattaacatcttaaacaaggaatcacactCATTAACACCCATTAACAATAGaggtaaaatcaacattttcaccaaggaatttgcatctcttatgtatattaaaaaataaacttgcacaagtaaaataacatcttcaataagggaattacaccaatcgaaataagaaaaataatagaaaaactcttcaataggtaaatacaccccataagtaaatgtgaaattagataaactacaagttctcaaaaataaatcataaatttcatgttttttctaagcaaAGGCTTGCGAAATTTCCATCACActttaagtagtaaagtgatttaaattgaatttaacaattatagaatagcacaaatttttataatacactccctccgtccatttttatttgtccacaaTACTAAAAAcatatgtccacttttacttgtaagttatgtagtttgaaaaaccaagacataatttaacactttatacctattttaccctgattattaagtactccaattcatctcttattttatttattgcttattaagagtgtctcaagtcaaatatagacaagtaaacatgtacggagggagtaataaacaaaagaaattataaaaaaaaaatgaattttgatctcaatccaaaattcccattgagacccaagtttttcaatttaaatactcacagatttgatattaagagaaatgcttaatttaaggaattttgaagtttctatttgtgtggtctcgctagagatcacaaataaaataaaataatagaggaaagacaataaaaataataaaaagataaatataaaattgGGGGAGCCCAAAAGGGAATTACTAGTACAAAGGAACTAAAAAGCACAAAGAAAAATGGGAGTCGGAAAATGTTCAAGATAAATTCAAACTTGTGCCTACCAGCCGTGGCACTTTTGTCTAATTTATGACTGGGGTTtgcaggatcaaatatttaacctaatttaagcaaattggaacatatgtatataaaaaatttattaatttaggGAGTGCCATGCCACCTCACCCTAAAGGGCGGATCCGCCCCTGCTCCCCTGTACTATCTTTATTACATCAAGGGCATGCTAGCAACTCTCTAAAGTCCAGTTTTTTCTTTCCTCTGCGGTGTGTGATGTATCATATCCTACTTGTTTGAGACTGGTTCCGTGAAGTTTGTTCCTGGAAGTTTGCTAGTTTTGTGGTGCTTAAATAATATCTATACATCTGTTCTTATATTGTGAACGTAAAATCAAGTTTTTGACAGTAAAGGATATGCTGTTTCCTTGTTTCACCGAATTGTTGACTGTCAAAAACTTGATTTGCACGAGATTGGTGACATTACTCAGTTTATTGTTCTTAAAAAAGAACACAGCTGCACTGACATCATTACATATTACAGTGGGCCTCTATATCAAAGTGTATAACTCAGTTACAAGCTAAGATACATTGTCAATGACGTGAACGTCTGCTTAGCAGTCTAACAAATGGCACcactagcaaaaaaaaaaaaaaaaagaagctttcttaaaataaaataaaaagacacTACTAGCATGTGGGAAAATGTAATTAGTTGTGGATTTATGTTCCATCTTTGCACCTGCCAAAATTAGCATCTGAGTAAACAATTGCTTCTAGACTATCAACCTTTCTATATGCAAATATGTTATCTTTAGTGTTTTTAATGATATGTGATGGTCCTTTGGTTGCTACCTAATGATCGTAACTACGATCAAGCATCTGCCACACCAATTTATGCAAATACTTGTCCTGACTAGTAAAGTTTTTTTTGGTCATGACTTGTAAAGTTAAAGGAAGTATTGCATCAATATAATCTTTTGTTCGGTAAATCAGTTCTATTGATATTCCTCTTAGAAAACATTTAGTTTTCACGTAAGTTGCAAAAGATGTACCCGCTTTTGTACAATTTCCAAAAACCGAGGTACAAATGTACAATATGATGAATTGAATCAATTATCTAGCAGGTTACAGAGATAATTCATATATAAGGAACTACTATTCACAAATTCATCCATTACTCGCCAATCTTCTTCCAATTCAATTTGCTTGTCTAAGTGAAACCCAAGAAATAGCTCCAATTTTAGTTTAATTTCCTCAAAACTAGCTAGTAGCATTGCATGTCGAGATTCAATGTTCAATGGTAGAATATGCTGAGGATTGAAGAGGGTGTAGAGAATTGGAATCGAGTATTccaatttttgtagaaaaatcTTTTGTCTAAGCGAAACtaattaaatgaaaataaaattcattgaaaagttattttggcaaatgaaaataataagagGACAGAATTGAATTAACATCAACGCTCTTGTGTAACAATTAAGCTAATTAACCAATTGAATAGATATAAACTTGTCTGGCATTGTGTATATTGATCGATTGATCAAACATCTCAACTCCGAATTAGCTGAGCTTCCCTATTTGAATCCTTTGTATTATTGTATTATTGTATACACTTATAAAATTTATCAAAACTGACACTatttttttgttagtttttaaCCTGTCCCGTCTACCCACCCTCCTCCTCCTCTGTCTGTCTGGACTTGGGACAAACTGTGGTTTAATAAGCTTGTAGCGGCGAGGTAAGCTTCATATATTGCATAAGCCTTTAAAAATCTACTATAGATATACTTAATTTAATTATTGTTCTCTTTATCTTATTTGCAAAGGAGGACAACATTTAAAATTAGGAAAAGGAAATGGATAAGGGGTGGGGGTGAGTTGGGGGCAGGGTAGGGGCAGAGAGGTAAGATTTTTATATAATAGCCGGTCGGATTTACCGTTTACTTTTTTCTAGCTGGTGtaaataaattatacatataatacacatgaattatgcatatattatatatttatcaattatttttgcttTAAACGTTCTGATAGACGGTTATTTTGGTTAATTCTTCTAATTTTAGTTAGTACAATTTAAGTAGAAAAAATTCACCCTGCATAaatctttatatttatttattgatctTATGTGAGAAGGATTATCTATATAAAAAATGTTTGTGAGCCGTAAAATTGATTTACCCGACCCAATATAACGTGTATCACTTGGTACTTGGCAAAGGATGCATTCACTCAGTTTTTTAATGCATGAGCTAAAGTTGATCAGAATTTAGATTATTCTATATATTAGAAAGCATGGTTTCAACATTTATGCTTAAAGTCAATGTAATTGAAATTAAGGGCAATTCTGACATTTACTGATTAGCTGTCTACGTGTATTAGTCTTTGAAACAATTTTGCAGATCAGTTTTGCTTAGTTATTTGGACCTTATGAATATCTCTAAAAAAAGTCCAACATTTCCTATTAAATTACAGATCATGCCCTACATTGAAATGTCATTGAATATGGGTGGGCTCATACAACTTTCAAATTGACACGTACGAACGTAAGACCTGTGATAATGTCATATTTATTTAGTTTCTTTGAATCTGGTGAAGGGTAAATAATTTCCTCCGTATATGAAAAAATTTGGTGAAGGGTAAATactatgaaaaaaaatttggtaaataCTTACCATCTATATCCAAGTTTATATCAAATTGTGTAAATTTAATATAGTTAATTAACTTAATAAGGTTATAATTCATATtacttaatcatgattaaataCTAAAAGTAACTAAATGTCATATATTCCTTATCTTTCTTCTTAATTGTcccttatactaaaaataagtttttctttttacttattCATTTTAGCAAATCAAGAGAGATTAGGTTCTTCTAATCTTAAGGGTAATCATTAAGTATAGTTAAGTAACTTAATGAGGTTATAATTCATATTagttaattatgattaattactaaaagtaactaaatttcatatattccttttctttcttcttaatTGTCCCTTGTactaaaaataagtttttcttttttcttgttcaatCGCAAATTAAGAAAGATTTATTAGTTTCTTCTAATCTTAAGTATAATTATTAAGTATGCATGTTGAAACCATCCTTtctaatatatagaaaaaggtAATCATTAAGTAATTATATAAAGTACTAGTAAAAGGCAAAAtattcaatcaacatttctaaaaCCAATCGTGCTTTCAATATTAAATATAGATTAGGCTGTGCATATTGTTATcttgatattttattttgacAAAGATATATTAATAGTTTCAATTTTCATAATATTGGCACGGGCCATTGCCCCCTAGTTTTCTAAAGTAAACTGGAGGTGTAAAAAATAGGGAAGCCACTGATTACAAAAGATGCAAGTTGCTTCAACATGTCGAGAATTGCTTCCTAGCACAAACATCATGCAAGCCCTGATAATCCTGAATTATTATATAGGTATATTTAGGGTGTACAAAGAAAATCGATAAACTAAACCAAATAAACAATTCAAGTCTAATAAAAATAATCGATTAATGGTTTGGTGTgctagtgaagaaaaaaaactcGGTGATAgttagtttggtttggtgttaatTAAAAAAGTCCAATTGAAATCAAATCAACCCAATATTACATGTATaaactttttaagaaaatgttatacataaaaatatttgttaattataatacaatttataaatatttcttaaactttttcatGGTTCCTATCTTTTAACGTAGTATTTTAGGTTTtgcttagaattttgaatggtccaaTAAGTTGTATAGCATATAAATATCTAGTATAcgataactcaaataaagttcaaattaaaacaaataaaaagcaATGCTAACTAAAGAAACTGCAGCTCATCACTCACTCAATTGGCAAGCTCATAAGAACTGATGTGTTCAAAATGCTAAGGGGAAGTCACAGAGGGCCTAGATCTTTAAGAGGCAAGAACTTGACTTATTATTGATATCGCGAGATGTGTCCATCTATGGCACGATTGATTTGATAAGTTATCAAtattcattgatattatgcattgtactcattctcatctttcatgatactctGATATGAGCTGagcttgttattgttgtttgattatagCTTGTTGCCTTATTATGATCAACTGGCTTGTCGCATCGTACGTGGTACAAGACTTGAGGTTGAGTTTCCTTATCGTGATTGTGAAACCGTGTTTCTCATTTATTGGGTATTGTCTTGTAGAGAGGAAGAAAGTGATCTATTCGTGATATTGTGATACGTGTCCATGTGTGGAACAATTGATAGTGATAGATTctcgtgatatgtgtccatgtggcaccattgatattgatagattctcattggcattgatatcattcatgcattcatactcatacatGATCGGGTTGTGCGCCGCAACATATATTAAACCTATTTTGGACCGGGTTGCATGttccgcaacatatatatatatatatatatatattggatcgggCGTGCGCCGCAGcaagtacatggacttcgcgggtcccccatgggtcatgactatccaggcgtggaggtattccgcccagagcgtgtgtgtatcattgcattgcatcacacGTGCATTCATATTACATCTATCCACATCCCTGATTTGGTTGTTGCACTTATTGTATTGAATGGTGcgtcactacaagaaaaaatatatttggcaacaaaacttttttttgttgccatagattgattattgttgcaaaaagtacttttggcttttttttttttttttgttgcatatacttttcccaacggctgttattgcCACAACGCTCAACAACTTTTTTtgtgttgccaaaagtactttttgcaacaataatcattaCTATGGCAACAacattaaattctttggcaataaaaagttcatttgccaacaataaaactaagttgttgccaaatattaaattttttgttgtcatttctatactttcttgtagtgcgTTTCCGTAGTGATTTTTCTTGGTTGATTATTGACTTGAGTTGTCGTGTGCCTGATTAATACATACTTGGGGAttgatggattcgaggattagagactttctcctaggCTATGACTCGAGGTTACGGAGATCTATTGTTGGTTGTACTGGTGTTTGTGGTTATTCTGAGTAATcgtggaaaacttggcagacttgtgtttaggtgcttcaccataggctatgattggGCTATTTGATCCTTCTGTGCTTGAGTTcttattcttggactgtgttggtgtcacgccccaatttccgagggacgtgatgggcacccgaccccatacccggagccgagcgaacccacagactcctatcgcacacataatttttttttcaaaactcaatactgaaaaattataaaatacataatgagGCTTACAAACTTTACAAAATCCGTAATTACACAAAattcattacataacacacgtcgacatgtcggctgatggagccgctgacagactgacacatcatacccacaacactgtctgcaaagtctctagtaccaTCCAGAAGACATAACGTACATACTTCGACTCGCCAATGCTCCGTAAGGAATGGAGCTCATCGATTAATCTGGGACATCTTCCGACCTCATCTATgggtaccgcggcatgaaacgcggccccgaagaacgggggtcgatacgggaaaatgtaccgagtatgtaaggcatacaacACAAAGTAACCGAATTATAACTGAAACAGACAGAACTAGCAGGTAAATACCCTACTTCGAATAGGAGACGCTTTACCTTTCAGACTCAGCTCATACCTACCTGTCTCGTATTCCAAAaaggggtacagaaagtaaataagtCAAACAGAGTACCAGAAATGCTTATTCCACCAAtcacggatcgcatgtccgaagaggtgcagaaaacACGAGTGAACCCGTGTCGTCACACGTCGTACAAAGTACGAGCATACGGGAATGTTCGGATGAAATCATGTTCGGACGGAATACGTAACTACGTATCGTACGGTACCGGCATATATCGGACGAGTACGAAACGTCTTTCGAAGGCTCGTGAGGATAACATATATCGGACGTAATAtagaatgcatgtcaaaatcgtAAATCAcatatgtgtatgacgtgtccccctacgatgagggactcggtgaataggatcatgtataacgTAATCGGATGTCATATGTGCCAatgacgtgtcccgccctttattaagggactcggtagataaaatcatgcatctcAAAATCATTTATGCATAACGTGTCTCGCccatcgcgggtctcggtgaatgataatcatgtgccatcctgccaccatccccataacatcacatcataatcacatacaagaTAACGTGTCCCtacccgcaagtacgagggactcggtgaataatgcgagagaaggcgcacgagaacatgtcctggcccgggactcggccgAATCGGGGATCGTATCatgacgtacacacgagatcataacatgccctggcccggactcggtgaaagatacattgagtcgcgcacgagcgcAGTaatgcgaaacatatgcatatgaaatcgtactcgatgaatacatacgcttattaacatccgAAGATTCGTAACAAGTCtcggttcttccgagttagcatcggagagttataagtatttaacatacggaaacctcttcggactttccaagcgatccgaggTCGTGCATGGAGAACTTTAGGACTTACGAGAGAGTATTCATATCAACTTGCTTATATCCAATGCttatatatcactcttatgtttgcatacttatatcggatTTGCTATTTTCGAACATTTACGACGATCGCATatcgaatattcatatcaaacttactctTATCGGAGCGTCTATATCGAATAGTCTAATCGTAATACCCATGTCGGTTACCGGATACTTACAAAGAAACTCAAACCATTAGTCCAAACTTTCCATTGTTTAACGAACGGAATTAAGGCAAATAGTGCTATACACTTAGGTCTTGAGGGCGTggtcccacctcgagtcaagtcggATAACGGACCTAAaaatgtggtcattatgtcctattaggtcatccttgaagatttcaaaacattccactttcgttttcaaagGTCACGGACGCTTAACCAGTTCTTGCACTAAAGTGTAaactaattagttcaattctattgaatgaataataactaaattcaatctcggatttctagatttagagTGGCCCCCGAAGCTCGtaatcaagcctagtacatctaagacatgccaaagaagaaaaagggaagccttacataccttttctgccgcttgtgctattccaaattccaaatccaAGCTTGCCAAAAtccgcaatttggtcatgtttgccGCATTATTCATGaggctttaaaattccaatcttggatTCGTTCTTGTctccgaaatttcgcaaagactctccccgtaaatgcaccatcccgagaatatggctcggcccaaattaacatcaacaacaatccgggaattcaacccggccaaactatcaatcataatgccaatattcaacccaaaatacattctaacattcccaatctttttcttacaattccatgacacactacttacattcaatttaattccaatgctcacatattcattactaatccgcaaccatttacacgcgatttaagaacattccaagcaatccacacaatattcaaacaattcatcTACTACACCATTTtaccacaacttaccaaatATGATCATTTCCGCCACAACCATAACACATACACTTTGATgaattctcatccatttcttgacattacaacaaccaacaacacactacataaattCATCCATTCTTCCCATACCAAccaccaccattcggccacaccacaaTTCACACAACTTCACGCATTTTATCTATTTTAAcattacataatccataacataacaatcaaattactacatagACTTAATTCCTTACTCCTATTTCATATAACATGCTCACGCTACCACaccacatcaatatttccatgaatttcattagtttcaacacattacaacaacaaccaaacacaacacaacacacacacatgcacggctacctctcacacacggccaccact
It includes:
- the LOC132029790 gene encoding non-specific lipid-transfer protein 1-like produces the protein MHDKRNHTSLAISTMLNKQLLHLLLVCIAVAVTTTTTAASTAAEDATVTCNTVYNDLEPCLGYVLGGGPSVPSECCSGIKSLLRAARTTADRQSACKCVKSVASSATGQQISRAAKIPGICKANVPFKINANVDCSKIK